One window of Amaranthus tricolor cultivar Red isolate AtriRed21 chromosome 13, ASM2621246v1, whole genome shotgun sequence genomic DNA carries:
- the LOC130797655 gene encoding carbon catabolite repressor protein 4 homolog 5 isoform X1, protein MNSYYSCTRYNSYSKKRKFVHEEIEQEQTLKSCIVRRNSKSSSSIQSYSSYQRQKHTKQKSRTHHSYRKWSYSDYDSSAGGDKLVLVSYNVLGVENASRHPDLYYNVPLKYLNWDHRKLAIYKELAQYDPSIVCFQEVDRFNDLHDALKQDGFEGILKARTGDAQDGCAIFWKHKRFKLMHEESIEFQSFGLRNNVAQFCVLKMNDDGLNSDRQMSNPTTLLVGNIHVLFNPNRGDIKLGQVRLFLERAHILSKKWGGIPIVLAGDFNSVPQSAVYQYISSAKLHILEHDRKRVSQKMPLYHTCYTKSPFRRKSFTCRWRDEEVKLATGNEKATCLQHNLNLRSAYVGVPGNVTLRDNMGEPLTTSCHSKFMGTVDYIWHTEQLVPVRVLETISGNALDKMGGLPSKNWGSDHVALACEFAFANREA, encoded by the exons ATGAATAGCTATTACTCTTGTACACGCTATAATTCATAtagcaagaaaagaaaatttgttcATGAAGAAATTGAACAAGAACAAACCCTAAAAAGCTGCATTGTTAGACGGAACTCTAAGTCTTCAAGCTCAATTCAATCTTATTCTTCGTACCAGAGGCAGAAACATACCAAGCAGAAAAGCAGGACTCATCATAGTTATCGCAAATGGAGTTATTCGGATTATGATTCCTCTGCTGGTGGAG ATAAGCTGGTACTTGTATCATACAATGTTTTAGGAGTTGAAAATGCATCAAGACATCCtgatttatattataatgttcCACTCAAGTACCTGAATTGGGACCATCGTAAATTAGCTATATACAAGGAGTTAGCACAGTATGATCCTAGCATTGTTTGTTTTCAG GAAGTTGATCGTTTTAATGACTTACATGATGCCCTAAAACAGGATGGGTTTGAAGGTATTTTAAAG GCTCGGACAGGTGATGCTCAGGATGGATGTGCAATATTTTGGAAACATAAACG ATTTAAACTTATGCACGAGGAAAGCATTGAATTTCAGAGCTTTGGCTTGCGTAACAATGTTGCTCAGTTTTGTGTTTTAAAG ATGAATGATGATGGATTGAATTCTGATCGACAAATGTCAAATCCTAC AACTTTGTTGGTTGGAAATATACACGTTCTTTTCAACCCAAATCGAGGAGACATCAAGCTAGGGCAG gtaCGCCTGTTCCTGGAGAGGGCACATATATTATCTAAAAAATGGGGTGGAATACCTATTGTCCTTGCTGGCGACTTTAACAGTGTGCCTCAG AGTGCTGTATATCAGTATATATCCTCTGCAAAG TTACATATCTTGGAACATGACCGGAAAAGAGTTTCTCAAAAGATGCCTCTGTATCACACTTGTTATACCAAGTCGCCATTCAG ACGGAAGTCCTTTACATGTAGATGGAGAGATGAGGAAGTGAAGCTTGCCACTGGAAATGAGAAAGCCACTTGTCTGCAGCACAACTTAAATCTCCGCAGTGCGTATGTTGGTGTTCCA GGGAACGTCACATTAAGAGATAATATGGGAGAACCCTTGACAACATCATGCCACTCGAAGTTCATGGGAACTGTGGATTATATATG GCACACTGAACAGCTTGTTCCTGTGAGAGTCCTTGAGACAATATCTGGAAATGCATTGGACAAAATGGGTGGGCTCCCCAGTAAG AATTGGGGCAGTGACCATGTAGCATTAGCATGCGAATTTGCTTTTGCCAACCGTGAAGCTTAA
- the LOC130797655 gene encoding carbon catabolite repressor protein 4 homolog 5 isoform X2 yields MNSYYSCTRYNSYSKKRKFVHEEIEQEQTLKSCIVRRNSKSSSSIQSYSSYQRQKHTKQKSRTHHSYRKWSYSDYDSSAGGDKLVLVSYNVLGVENASRHPDLYYNVPLKYLNWDHRKLAIYKELAQYDPSIVCFQEVDRFNDLHDALKQDGFEGILKARTGDAQDGCAIFWKHKRFKLMHEESIEFQSFGLRNNVAQFCVLKMNDDGLNSDRQMSNPTTLLVGNIHVLFNPNRGDIKLGQVRLFLERAHILSKKWGGIPIVLAGDFNSVPQSAVYQYISSAKLHILEHDRKRVSQKMPLYHTCYTKSPFRWRDEEVKLATGNEKATCLQHNLNLRSAYVGVPGNVTLRDNMGEPLTTSCHSKFMGTVDYIWHTEQLVPVRVLETISGNALDKMGGLPSKNWGSDHVALACEFAFANREA; encoded by the exons ATGAATAGCTATTACTCTTGTACACGCTATAATTCATAtagcaagaaaagaaaatttgttcATGAAGAAATTGAACAAGAACAAACCCTAAAAAGCTGCATTGTTAGACGGAACTCTAAGTCTTCAAGCTCAATTCAATCTTATTCTTCGTACCAGAGGCAGAAACATACCAAGCAGAAAAGCAGGACTCATCATAGTTATCGCAAATGGAGTTATTCGGATTATGATTCCTCTGCTGGTGGAG ATAAGCTGGTACTTGTATCATACAATGTTTTAGGAGTTGAAAATGCATCAAGACATCCtgatttatattataatgttcCACTCAAGTACCTGAATTGGGACCATCGTAAATTAGCTATATACAAGGAGTTAGCACAGTATGATCCTAGCATTGTTTGTTTTCAG GAAGTTGATCGTTTTAATGACTTACATGATGCCCTAAAACAGGATGGGTTTGAAGGTATTTTAAAG GCTCGGACAGGTGATGCTCAGGATGGATGTGCAATATTTTGGAAACATAAACG ATTTAAACTTATGCACGAGGAAAGCATTGAATTTCAGAGCTTTGGCTTGCGTAACAATGTTGCTCAGTTTTGTGTTTTAAAG ATGAATGATGATGGATTGAATTCTGATCGACAAATGTCAAATCCTAC AACTTTGTTGGTTGGAAATATACACGTTCTTTTCAACCCAAATCGAGGAGACATCAAGCTAGGGCAG gtaCGCCTGTTCCTGGAGAGGGCACATATATTATCTAAAAAATGGGGTGGAATACCTATTGTCCTTGCTGGCGACTTTAACAGTGTGCCTCAG AGTGCTGTATATCAGTATATATCCTCTGCAAAG TTACATATCTTGGAACATGACCGGAAAAGAGTTTCTCAAAAGATGCCTCTGTATCACACTTGTTATACCAAGTCGCCATTCAG ATGGAGAGATGAGGAAGTGAAGCTTGCCACTGGAAATGAGAAAGCCACTTGTCTGCAGCACAACTTAAATCTCCGCAGTGCGTATGTTGGTGTTCCA GGGAACGTCACATTAAGAGATAATATGGGAGAACCCTTGACAACATCATGCCACTCGAAGTTCATGGGAACTGTGGATTATATATG GCACACTGAACAGCTTGTTCCTGTGAGAGTCCTTGAGACAATATCTGGAAATGCATTGGACAAAATGGGTGGGCTCCCCAGTAAG AATTGGGGCAGTGACCATGTAGCATTAGCATGCGAATTTGCTTTTGCCAACCGTGAAGCTTAA
- the LOC130797655 gene encoding carbon catabolite repressor protein 4 homolog 5 isoform X3 yields MNSYYSCTRYNSYSKKRKFVHEEIEQEQTLKSCIVRRNSKSSSSIQSYSSYQRQKHTKQKSRTHHSYRKWSYSDYDSSAGGDKLVLVSYNVLGVENASRHPDLYYNVPLKYLNWDHRKLAIYKELAQYDPSIVCFQEVDRFNDLHDALKQDGFEGILKARTGDAQDGCAIFWKHKRFKLMHEESIEFQSFGLRNNVAQFCVLKMNDDGLNSDRQMSNPTTLLVGNIHVLFNPNRGDIKLGQVRLFLERAHILSKKWGGIPIVLAGDFNSVPQLHILEHDRKRVSQKMPLYHTCYTKSPFRRKSFTCRWRDEEVKLATGNEKATCLQHNLNLRSAYVGVPGNVTLRDNMGEPLTTSCHSKFMGTVDYIWHTEQLVPVRVLETISGNALDKMGGLPSKNWGSDHVALACEFAFANREA; encoded by the exons ATGAATAGCTATTACTCTTGTACACGCTATAATTCATAtagcaagaaaagaaaatttgttcATGAAGAAATTGAACAAGAACAAACCCTAAAAAGCTGCATTGTTAGACGGAACTCTAAGTCTTCAAGCTCAATTCAATCTTATTCTTCGTACCAGAGGCAGAAACATACCAAGCAGAAAAGCAGGACTCATCATAGTTATCGCAAATGGAGTTATTCGGATTATGATTCCTCTGCTGGTGGAG ATAAGCTGGTACTTGTATCATACAATGTTTTAGGAGTTGAAAATGCATCAAGACATCCtgatttatattataatgttcCACTCAAGTACCTGAATTGGGACCATCGTAAATTAGCTATATACAAGGAGTTAGCACAGTATGATCCTAGCATTGTTTGTTTTCAG GAAGTTGATCGTTTTAATGACTTACATGATGCCCTAAAACAGGATGGGTTTGAAGGTATTTTAAAG GCTCGGACAGGTGATGCTCAGGATGGATGTGCAATATTTTGGAAACATAAACG ATTTAAACTTATGCACGAGGAAAGCATTGAATTTCAGAGCTTTGGCTTGCGTAACAATGTTGCTCAGTTTTGTGTTTTAAAG ATGAATGATGATGGATTGAATTCTGATCGACAAATGTCAAATCCTAC AACTTTGTTGGTTGGAAATATACACGTTCTTTTCAACCCAAATCGAGGAGACATCAAGCTAGGGCAG gtaCGCCTGTTCCTGGAGAGGGCACATATATTATCTAAAAAATGGGGTGGAATACCTATTGTCCTTGCTGGCGACTTTAACAGTGTGCCTCAG TTACATATCTTGGAACATGACCGGAAAAGAGTTTCTCAAAAGATGCCTCTGTATCACACTTGTTATACCAAGTCGCCATTCAG ACGGAAGTCCTTTACATGTAGATGGAGAGATGAGGAAGTGAAGCTTGCCACTGGAAATGAGAAAGCCACTTGTCTGCAGCACAACTTAAATCTCCGCAGTGCGTATGTTGGTGTTCCA GGGAACGTCACATTAAGAGATAATATGGGAGAACCCTTGACAACATCATGCCACTCGAAGTTCATGGGAACTGTGGATTATATATG GCACACTGAACAGCTTGTTCCTGTGAGAGTCCTTGAGACAATATCTGGAAATGCATTGGACAAAATGGGTGGGCTCCCCAGTAAG AATTGGGGCAGTGACCATGTAGCATTAGCATGCGAATTTGCTTTTGCCAACCGTGAAGCTTAA
- the LOC130797655 gene encoding carbon catabolite repressor protein 4 homolog 5 isoform X4: MNSYYSCTRYNSYSKKRKFVHEEIEQEQTLKSCIVRRNSKSSSSIQSYSSYQRQKHTKQKSRTHHSYRKWSYSDYDSSAGGDKLVLVSYNVLGVENASRHPDLYYNVPLKYLNWDHRKLAIYKELAQYDPSIVCFQEVDRFNDLHDALKQDGFEGILKARTGDAQDGCAIFWKHKRFKLMHEESIEFQSFGLRNNVAQFCVLKMNDDGLNSDRQMSNPTTLLVGNIHVLFNPNRGDIKLGQVRLFLERAHILSKKWGGIPIVLAGDFNSVPQLHILEHDRKRVSQKMPLYHTCYTKSPFRWRDEEVKLATGNEKATCLQHNLNLRSAYVGVPGNVTLRDNMGEPLTTSCHSKFMGTVDYIWHTEQLVPVRVLETISGNALDKMGGLPSKNWGSDHVALACEFAFANREA, translated from the exons ATGAATAGCTATTACTCTTGTACACGCTATAATTCATAtagcaagaaaagaaaatttgttcATGAAGAAATTGAACAAGAACAAACCCTAAAAAGCTGCATTGTTAGACGGAACTCTAAGTCTTCAAGCTCAATTCAATCTTATTCTTCGTACCAGAGGCAGAAACATACCAAGCAGAAAAGCAGGACTCATCATAGTTATCGCAAATGGAGTTATTCGGATTATGATTCCTCTGCTGGTGGAG ATAAGCTGGTACTTGTATCATACAATGTTTTAGGAGTTGAAAATGCATCAAGACATCCtgatttatattataatgttcCACTCAAGTACCTGAATTGGGACCATCGTAAATTAGCTATATACAAGGAGTTAGCACAGTATGATCCTAGCATTGTTTGTTTTCAG GAAGTTGATCGTTTTAATGACTTACATGATGCCCTAAAACAGGATGGGTTTGAAGGTATTTTAAAG GCTCGGACAGGTGATGCTCAGGATGGATGTGCAATATTTTGGAAACATAAACG ATTTAAACTTATGCACGAGGAAAGCATTGAATTTCAGAGCTTTGGCTTGCGTAACAATGTTGCTCAGTTTTGTGTTTTAAAG ATGAATGATGATGGATTGAATTCTGATCGACAAATGTCAAATCCTAC AACTTTGTTGGTTGGAAATATACACGTTCTTTTCAACCCAAATCGAGGAGACATCAAGCTAGGGCAG gtaCGCCTGTTCCTGGAGAGGGCACATATATTATCTAAAAAATGGGGTGGAATACCTATTGTCCTTGCTGGCGACTTTAACAGTGTGCCTCAG TTACATATCTTGGAACATGACCGGAAAAGAGTTTCTCAAAAGATGCCTCTGTATCACACTTGTTATACCAAGTCGCCATTCAG ATGGAGAGATGAGGAAGTGAAGCTTGCCACTGGAAATGAGAAAGCCACTTGTCTGCAGCACAACTTAAATCTCCGCAGTGCGTATGTTGGTGTTCCA GGGAACGTCACATTAAGAGATAATATGGGAGAACCCTTGACAACATCATGCCACTCGAAGTTCATGGGAACTGTGGATTATATATG GCACACTGAACAGCTTGTTCCTGTGAGAGTCCTTGAGACAATATCTGGAAATGCATTGGACAAAATGGGTGGGCTCCCCAGTAAG AATTGGGGCAGTGACCATGTAGCATTAGCATGCGAATTTGCTTTTGCCAACCGTGAAGCTTAA